One window of the Bradyrhizobium sp. NP1 genome contains the following:
- a CDS encoding succinate dehydrogenase assembly factor 2 yields the protein MTGSTRSSGGLDDRRKRLLFRCWHRGTREMDLILGRFADAAITDLSDAELAQFEHLIEVPDPDLYAALTGDRPLAAEYQSALFDRIKAFRAVERDQ from the coding sequence ATGACGGGATCGACACGATCGAGCGGCGGGCTCGATGACCGCCGCAAGCGGCTCTTGTTTCGCTGCTGGCACCGCGGCACGCGCGAGATGGACCTTATTCTCGGGCGCTTCGCCGATGCGGCGATCACCGATCTCAGCGACGCGGAACTGGCGCAGTTCGAGCACCTGATCGAGGTGCCCGATCCCGATCTCTACGCAGCCCTGACCGGCGACAGGCCGCTTGCCGCCGAATACCAGAGCGCATTGTTCGACCGCATCAAGGCGTTCCGCGCCGTGGAACGCGACCAATGA
- the mfd gene encoding transcription-repair coupling factor: protein MKPQHKSPAERLAPGRALTLANVAEGSEGLVVSDLARAIAARPKRPAVSLAVVCRDGGRMQQLARALEFFAPDLTVMQFPAWDCQPYDRVSPHGGILAQRLTTLARLSRLTGSDKPLIVLTTVNAIVQRVPAREAVAAQALSVAPGNVVPMDSVIAWLEHNGYNRASTVREPGEYAVRGGILDLFPAGLDQPVRFDFFGDSLESIRSFDAETQRTLLDMRSLDLVPISEFQLVTETIRRFRMGYVAEFGAPERDDALYEAVSEGRRHPGMEHWLPLFWERMDTLFDYLGDAPVVIEPQGEDAAHERFKQIADYYEARREALAHPSGGAIYKPLPPDRLYLTEEEWSRHLGDAALARLTAFAVPESDNVIDIGARQGRSFAPERNDSNVNVFEAVVGHIHALLASRKKVVVALWSEGSRDRMRSMLSDHKLSNLASVNTWRMVQATPRNETMLAVLGMESGFETENVAVISEQDILGDRLVRPRKAGRKLENFISEVTSLSAGDLVVHVDHGIGRFVGLQTLDVAGAPHDCLELRYAGETKLFLPVENIELLSRYGSDQANVELDRLGGSGWQARKAKLKNRIRQIAGELIKIAAERMLHEAPKLPVQAGVYDEFCARFPYDETEDQLGAITATLQDLESGRPMDRLICGDVGFGKTEVALRAAFAVALDGKQVAVVVPTTLLARQHTRTFTERFRGFPVRVAQASRLVAAKELTQVKKGITDGSIDIVVGTHALLGKAIKFQDLGLLIVDEEQHFGVSHKERLKQLRAEVHVLTLSATPIPRTLQLALTGVRELSIIASPPVDRLAVRTFVAPHDPLMIREALLRERYRGGQAFYVVPRIEDLAGVKDFLDKNVPEMKVAVAHGQMPPTVIEDIMSAFYDGKYDVLLSTTIIESGLDIPNANTLIVHRADMFGLAQLYQLRGRVGRSKLRAYALFTLPAREKITPQAERRLGVLQSLETLGAGFQLASHDLDIRGAGNLLGEEQSGHIKEVGFELYQQMLEEAIVNLKAGIVEPVAERWSPQITIGMPVLIPEDYVSDLSVRLSLYRRLADFETDEEIDSFAAELRDRFGVLPDEARYLFKVAAIKNYCRRANVEKVDAGPKGCVITFRDNSFAHPERLVAFIRQHGQAAKVRPDMKVVFFQDWETPEERLAGTTDILRQLANLAASKKAA from the coding sequence ATGAAGCCGCAGCACAAGTCGCCCGCCGAACGGCTCGCCCCTGGCCGGGCGCTAACGCTCGCCAATGTCGCCGAGGGCTCCGAAGGTCTCGTCGTCTCCGACCTGGCGCGCGCGATCGCAGCGCGCCCGAAGCGGCCGGCGGTAAGTCTCGCCGTGGTCTGCCGCGACGGCGGGCGCATGCAGCAATTGGCGCGCGCGCTGGAATTCTTCGCGCCTGACCTCACCGTCATGCAGTTCCCGGCCTGGGACTGCCAGCCCTACGACCGGGTGTCGCCGCATGGCGGCATCCTGGCACAGCGGTTGACCACGCTGGCGCGGCTGTCGCGGCTGACAGGCAGCGACAAGCCGCTGATCGTGCTGACCACGGTGAACGCCATCGTGCAGCGGGTGCCGGCGCGCGAGGCGGTGGCGGCGCAAGCGCTGTCGGTCGCCCCCGGCAACGTGGTGCCGATGGATTCGGTCATCGCCTGGCTGGAGCACAACGGCTACAACCGCGCTTCCACCGTGCGAGAGCCCGGCGAATATGCCGTGCGCGGCGGCATCCTCGACCTGTTCCCGGCCGGGCTCGACCAGCCGGTGCGCTTCGATTTCTTCGGCGACAGCCTGGAATCGATCCGCTCCTTCGATGCCGAGACCCAGCGCACGCTGCTCGACATGCGCTCGCTCGATCTGGTGCCGATCTCCGAGTTCCAGCTCGTCACCGAGACCATCCGCCGCTTCCGGATGGGCTATGTCGCCGAGTTCGGCGCGCCCGAGCGCGACGATGCGCTCTACGAGGCGGTCAGCGAAGGCCGCCGCCATCCCGGCATGGAGCACTGGCTGCCGCTGTTCTGGGAGCGGATGGACACCCTGTTCGATTATCTTGGCGACGCCCCCGTCGTGATCGAGCCGCAGGGCGAGGACGCCGCGCACGAACGCTTCAAGCAGATTGCCGACTATTACGAGGCGCGGCGCGAGGCGCTGGCGCATCCGTCAGGAGGCGCAATCTACAAGCCATTGCCACCGGACCGGCTCTATCTCACCGAAGAGGAGTGGAGCCGGCACCTCGGCGACGCCGCGCTGGCGCGGCTGACGGCATTCGCGGTGCCTGAATCCGACAACGTGATCGACATCGGCGCGCGGCAGGGGCGCAGTTTCGCGCCCGAACGCAACGACAGCAACGTCAACGTGTTCGAGGCCGTGGTCGGCCATATCCACGCGCTGCTGGCAAGCCGCAAGAAGGTGGTGGTCGCGCTGTGGAGCGAAGGCTCGCGCGACCGCATGCGCAGCATGCTGTCGGACCACAAGCTTTCGAACCTCGCCAGCGTCAACACCTGGCGCATGGTGCAGGCGACGCCGCGCAACGAGACCATGCTGGCGGTGCTCGGCATGGAGAGCGGCTTCGAGACGGAAAACGTCGCCGTCATCAGCGAGCAGGATATCCTGGGCGACCGCCTGGTGCGACCGCGCAAGGCGGGCCGCAAGCTCGAGAATTTCATCTCGGAGGTGACGAGCCTCAGCGCCGGCGATCTCGTTGTCCATGTCGATCACGGCATCGGCCGCTTCGTCGGACTGCAGACGCTGGATGTCGCCGGCGCGCCGCACGACTGTCTCGAACTGCGCTATGCCGGCGAGACCAAACTGTTCCTGCCGGTCGAGAACATCGAGCTTCTGTCGCGCTACGGCTCGGACCAGGCCAATGTCGAGCTCGACCGGCTCGGCGGCAGCGGCTGGCAGGCGCGCAAGGCGAAGCTGAAGAACCGCATCCGCCAGATCGCGGGCGAGCTGATCAAGATCGCGGCCGAGCGCATGCTGCACGAGGCGCCGAAGCTGCCGGTGCAGGCGGGCGTCTATGACGAGTTCTGCGCGCGTTTCCCCTACGACGAGACCGAGGACCAGCTCGGCGCCATCACCGCAACGCTGCAGGATCTCGAAAGCGGCCGGCCGATGGACCGGCTGATCTGCGGCGACGTCGGCTTCGGCAAGACCGAAGTCGCCCTGCGCGCCGCCTTTGCCGTCGCGCTCGACGGCAAGCAGGTCGCGGTCGTGGTGCCGACCACGCTTTTGGCGCGCCAGCACACCAGGACCTTCACCGAGCGCTTCCGCGGCTTCCCGGTCCGCGTCGCCCAAGCCTCGCGCCTGGTCGCGGCGAAGGAATTGACGCAGGTCAAGAAGGGGATCACCGACGGCTCGATCGACATCGTCGTCGGCACCCACGCGCTGCTCGGCAAGGCGATCAAGTTCCAGGATCTCGGCCTTCTGATCGTCGACGAGGAGCAGCATTTCGGGGTCAGCCACAAGGAGCGGCTGAAGCAGCTCCGCGCCGAGGTGCACGTGCTGACGCTCAGCGCCACCCCGATCCCGCGTACGCTCCAGCTCGCGCTGACCGGCGTGCGGGAGCTCTCGATCATCGCCTCACCTCCGGTCGACCGGCTCGCGGTGCGCACCTTCGTTGCGCCGCACGACCCCCTGATGATCCGCGAGGCGCTGTTGCGCGAGCGCTACCGCGGCGGCCAGGCCTTCTATGTCGTGCCGCGCATCGAGGATCTCGCCGGCGTCAAGGATTTCCTCGACAAGAACGTGCCGGAGATGAAGGTCGCCGTCGCCCATGGCCAGATGCCGCCGACCGTGATCGAGGACATCATGTCCGCCTTCTACGACGGCAAATACGACGTCCTGCTGTCGACCACGATCATCGAGTCCGGACTCGACATCCCCAACGCCAACACGCTGATCGTGCATCGCGCCGACATGTTCGGCCTCGCCCAGCTCTATCAATTGCGCGGCCGGGTCGGGCGTTCGAAGCTGCGCGCCTATGCGCTGTTCACGCTGCCGGCGCGCGAGAAGATCACTCCGCAGGCCGAGCGAAGGCTCGGCGTGCTGCAGTCGCTGGAGACGCTCGGCGCGGGCTTCCAGCTCGCCTCCCACGACCTCGACATCCGCGGCGCCGGCAACCTGCTCGGCGAGGAACAGTCCGGCCACATCAAGGAGGTCGGCTTCGAGCTCTACCAGCAGATGCTGGAGGAGGCGATCGTCAACCTGAAGGCCGGTATCGTCGAGCCGGTGGCCGAGCGCTGGTCGCCGCAGATCACGATCGGCATGCCGGTGCTGATCCCCGAGGATTACGTCTCGGACCTGTCGGTGCGGCTGTCGCTCTATCGACGGCTGGCCGATTTCGAGACCGATGAGGAGATCGACAGTTTCGCGGCCGAGCTGCGCGACCGCTTCGGCGTGCTGCCGGACGAAGCGCGCTATCTCTTCAAGGTCGCCGCGATCAAGAATTACTGCCGGCGCGCCAATGTCGAGAAGGTCGATGCCGGCCCGAAGGGCTGTGTCATCACCTTCCGCGACAACAGCTTTGCGCATCCGGAGCGGCTGGTCGCCTTCATCCGCCAGCACGGCCAGGCCGCAAAAGTGCGGCCTGACATGAAGGTGGTGTTCTTCCAGGACTGGGAGACGCCTGAAGAGCGGCTCGCCGGCACCACCGACATCCTGCGGCAACTGGCCAATCTCGCGGCAAGCAAGAAGGCGGCATGA
- a CDS encoding PRC-barrel domain-containing protein, translating to MQKIVLITAALAMLASPALAEESKTTGNAPAEAKFSTVSKDEMFSSKLKGLNVYNQKDESIGEITDLAIKNHQVDALILSVGGFLGLGEHYVAVSPASVNVRYDEKNNKWLASMNTTKDALKAAPEFKYPK from the coding sequence ATGCAGAAAATCGTATTGATCACGGCTGCGCTTGCAATGCTCGCAAGCCCGGCTCTCGCTGAGGAATCGAAAACCACTGGCAACGCTCCGGCGGAAGCCAAGTTCTCGACGGTGTCAAAGGACGAGATGTTCTCGTCGAAGCTCAAGGGACTCAACGTCTATAATCAGAAGGACGAGTCGATCGGCGAGATCACCGACCTCGCGATCAAGAACCACCAGGTCGACGCGCTGATCCTGTCGGTCGGCGGCTTCCTCGGCTTGGGCGAGCACTACGTCGCGGTGTCGCCGGCGTCGGTCAACGTCCGCTATGACGAGAAGAACAACAAGTGGCTGGCGTCGATGAACACCACCAAGGACGCGCTGAAGGCCGCGCCGGAATTCAAATATCCGAAGTGA
- a CDS encoding GGDEF domain-containing protein — protein MSQPGPIIVLSEAGRPSFAKALEEAALFPLVDATWLDASRAIDLVQPAAVVAAVSEAVELRLQTLARQIAARQPCLPLVAVDPDIALPQNVLPFGQAGGQPDRLIRRLNAALRVRALHATVMRRLDAAGQVELAGIDPVREATVLLIGRGGPYPALSVALGERMGLVGALSIEAAAKHLNSRDIDGIVLGDGFTARVRDAFLTVLSEDPRFRNLPVILTSRELAPGYELPNLEIISGDAARIATNALPLIRQHAFEARLARTLRSIDAGGLLDPRCGLLTAEAFSRDFATALYQTAARGAALSAARFAFDAEEERAEFDGARIISRLMRQMDFGAMQADGSVVVVFPETDLRDAHMIARRLSAVMRHTAHGRRGTRCEPAVTVATMMPNDTAKSLLARLCDDAQRAVS, from the coding sequence ATGTCCCAGCCGGGTCCCATCATCGTCCTGTCGGAAGCCGGGCGGCCGTCCTTTGCCAAGGCGCTTGAAGAAGCCGCTTTGTTTCCGCTCGTCGATGCGACCTGGCTCGATGCCTCGCGCGCGATCGACCTGGTGCAGCCCGCCGCCGTGGTCGCCGCCGTCTCCGAGGCGGTCGAATTGCGGCTGCAGACCCTGGCGCGGCAGATCGCCGCCCGCCAGCCCTGCCTGCCGCTGGTGGCTGTCGATCCCGACATCGCACTTCCGCAAAATGTGCTGCCGTTCGGACAGGCTGGCGGCCAGCCCGATCGCCTGATCAGGCGTCTCAACGCGGCGCTGCGGGTACGTGCGCTGCATGCGACCGTGATGCGGCGGCTCGACGCTGCGGGCCAGGTCGAGCTTGCCGGGATCGATCCGGTACGCGAGGCGACGGTGCTCCTGATCGGCCGCGGCGGCCCCTACCCCGCGCTGTCGGTCGCGCTTGGCGAGCGGATGGGCCTGGTCGGGGCGCTCAGCATCGAGGCGGCCGCCAAACATCTCAACAGCCGTGACATCGACGGCATCGTGCTCGGCGACGGTTTCACGGCGCGGGTCAGGGACGCCTTCCTCACCGTGCTGTCGGAAGATCCGCGCTTCCGCAACCTGCCCGTCATCCTCACCTCGCGCGAGCTTGCGCCTGGCTACGAGCTGCCGAACCTCGAAATCATCAGCGGCGATGCTGCGCGCATCGCGACCAATGCCCTGCCGCTGATCCGCCAGCACGCGTTCGAAGCGCGGCTCGCCCGCACGCTGCGTTCGATCGACGCCGGCGGGCTGCTCGACCCGCGCTGCGGGCTTTTGACCGCGGAGGCCTTCAGCCGCGATTTCGCGACCGCCCTCTACCAGACCGCGGCACGCGGCGCCGCGCTTTCGGCGGCGCGCTTTGCCTTCGATGCAGAGGAGGAGCGCGCGGAGTTCGACGGCGCGCGCATCATCAGCCGTCTGATGCGTCAGATGGATTTCGGAGCGATGCAAGCGGATGGGTCCGTCGTCGTGGTGTTTCCCGAAACCGATCTGCGCGATGCGCACATGATCGCGCGGCGGCTGTCGGCGGTGATGCGCCACACCGCGCATGGCCGGCGCGGCACGCGCTGCGAGCCGGCGGTCACCGTCGCGACCATGATGCCGAACGATACGGCGAAGTCGCTCCTGGCACGGCTGTGCGACGACGCGCAGCGCGCCGTGTCCTGA
- a CDS encoding class I adenylate-forming enzyme family protein has product MNPANVSPTLDVLFQRILARKPDAPALIDPLNKPRITGQAPLRLSYREADRAITALSAHFIEAGLPANSIIGVQLPNTVEFALTVLAAHRAGLVVAVLPQLWRHAELVAALNRTAARAIVTSSTIDGVAYAELAMNAAAEAFSIRHVCGFGTDLPDGMASLDYAIANPSTTSRTVIQDGRKAALVSFDVTPQGFRPVPRPHLSLIAGGLAISLESDIPQGATLMSGFSPMSFAGLTSSLVAWLLSGGTLVLHHPFETDVLEQQINEERCDTLVVPAPLALRLDELNIAARMPSLSNVVGLWRAPEQVTSSPDWTARQASLTDVYLFGEAGLFGARRGADGVAAPVKPGSHGTRRELPGSSISGEILVTPKGTLGLRGPMVVVSAYAPPAPPPDLSLAQAPRDYVDTDYAARIDRTTGAINITAPPSGIVTVGGYRFLAHDLQEWGRRLGQGALLTALPDRLSGHRLAGRAPDNARAREALLELGLNPLMVEAFRDRAGAP; this is encoded by the coding sequence GTGAATCCCGCCAACGTATCGCCGACGCTGGACGTCCTGTTTCAACGCATCCTGGCGCGCAAGCCGGATGCGCCGGCGCTGATCGATCCGCTCAACAAGCCGCGCATCACCGGCCAGGCGCCGCTGCGGCTCAGCTACCGCGAGGCGGATCGCGCGATCACGGCGCTATCAGCGCATTTCATCGAGGCCGGGCTGCCGGCCAATTCCATCATCGGCGTGCAACTGCCGAACACGGTGGAGTTTGCATTGACGGTGCTGGCCGCGCATCGCGCCGGGCTCGTCGTGGCCGTGCTGCCGCAGCTCTGGCGCCATGCCGAACTGGTCGCAGCCCTCAACCGCACCGCGGCACGCGCCATCGTCACCTCGAGCACCATCGACGGCGTCGCCTATGCCGAGCTCGCGATGAACGCCGCGGCCGAGGCCTTCTCGATCCGCCATGTCTGCGGTTTCGGCACCGACCTGCCCGACGGCATGGCATCGCTGGACTACGCGATCGCCAATCCATCGACCACGTCCCGCACGGTGATCCAGGACGGCCGCAAGGCGGCGCTGGTGTCCTTCGACGTCACGCCGCAGGGTTTTCGGCCGGTGCCGCGTCCCCATCTCAGCCTGATCGCCGGGGGGCTGGCGATTTCGCTGGAGAGCGACATCCCGCAGGGCGCAACGCTGATGTCCGGCTTTTCGCCGATGTCGTTTGCAGGGCTCACCTCCTCGCTGGTCGCGTGGCTGCTCTCCGGCGGTACGCTGGTGCTGCACCATCCCTTCGAGACCGACGTGCTGGAGCAGCAGATCAACGAGGAGCGCTGTGACACGCTGGTGGTGCCGGCGCCGCTGGCGCTCCGGCTCGACGAGCTCAACATCGCTGCGCGCATGCCGAGCCTCTCCAACGTCGTCGGGCTGTGGCGGGCGCCCGAGCAGGTCACCTCGAGCCCCGATTGGACCGCGCGACAGGCATCGCTGACCGACGTCTATCTGTTCGGCGAGGCCGGGCTGTTCGGCGCGCGCCGCGGCGCCGACGGTGTGGCGGCACCGGTCAAGCCGGGATCGCATGGCACGCGGCGCGAGCTGCCGGGCTCGTCGATCTCAGGCGAAATCCTTGTGACGCCGAAGGGCACGTTGGGCTTGCGCGGGCCGATGGTGGTGGTCTCCGCCTATGCGCCGCCCGCGCCGCCGCCAGATCTTTCGCTAGCCCAGGCGCCACGCGACTATGTCGACACCGACTATGCCGCGCGGATCGATCGCACGACCGGCGCCATCAACATCACCGCGCCACCTTCCGGGATTGTCACCGTCGGCGGCTACCGCTTCCTGGCGCATGACCTGCAGGAATGGGGACGCCGGCTCGGACAGGGGGCGTTGCTCACGGCGCTGCCCGACCGTCTCAGTGGCCATCGCTTGGCCGGGCGCGCACCCGATAACGCGCGCGCCCGCGAAGCGCTCCTAGAACTTGGCCTCAACCCCCTGATGGTAGAGGCTTTTCGGGACCGGGCGGGTGCGCCGTGA
- a CDS encoding extracellular solute-binding protein has product MCGRNATGALALAFGLVIAASGAAQAGQSYAIAMHGAPALPAGFDHMPYANPDAPKGGRLVWALPGAFDSLNPLIVKGSAVQQIRGYVVESLMARGYDEPFTLYGLIAQSVETDDARSYVTFHIDPRARFSDGTPVLADDVLFSWALMRDHGRPNHRQFYSKVAKGEALDPLTVRFDLGGGGDRELPLIIGLMPVLPRQATNVATFEETSMTAPVGSGPYRVSAVRPGASVTLTRNPDYWGRDLPANRGLWNFDEIRLDFYREANGQFEAFKRGLYDFRVETEPLRWHEGYDFPAARNGDLIREAIKTGMPRPSEFFVFNTRRPVFSDIRVRRALTLLFDFEWINRNYFFGLYSRSPSYFAGSELSAAGKPADEREKALLAPFAAQIPPDIMDGSYHLPVTDGSGRDRATLRAALTLLAEAGYALDGAVLRQRTTRAPLAFEILVTSRDHERIALAYQRDLKRAGIEASVRVVDPVQFDQRRLAFDFDMIPSRWDQSLSPGNEQSFYWGSEAADLQGTRNYMGAKNPAIDAAIAAILAARERPAFVSAVRGLDRVLMSGVYTIPLYNIGEQWIARWNRIERPSRTALTGYLPETWWYKPDAAAK; this is encoded by the coding sequence ATGTGCGGGCGTAATGCGACCGGCGCGCTGGCGCTGGCCTTCGGTCTCGTGATCGCCGCTTCCGGCGCGGCGCAGGCCGGCCAAAGCTACGCCATCGCGATGCATGGGGCGCCTGCGCTGCCGGCCGGTTTCGACCACATGCCCTACGCCAATCCCGATGCCCCGAAAGGTGGCCGGCTGGTATGGGCGCTGCCCGGCGCTTTCGACAGCCTCAATCCGCTCATCGTCAAGGGCTCGGCGGTGCAGCAGATTCGCGGCTACGTGGTCGAGAGCCTGATGGCGCGCGGCTATGACGAGCCCTTCACGCTCTACGGTCTGATCGCGCAGAGCGTCGAGACCGACGATGCGCGCAGCTACGTCACCTTCCACATCGATCCGCGCGCCCGCTTCTCCGACGGCACGCCCGTGCTCGCCGACGACGTTCTCTTCTCATGGGCGTTGATGCGCGACCACGGCCGTCCCAATCACCGCCAGTTCTATTCCAAGGTGGCCAAGGGCGAGGCGCTCGATCCGCTCACCGTGCGCTTCGATCTCGGCGGCGGCGGCGACCGCGAGCTGCCGCTGATCATCGGGTTGATGCCGGTGCTGCCGCGCCAAGCGACCAATGTCGCGACCTTCGAGGAGACCAGCATGACCGCGCCGGTCGGCTCCGGTCCCTACCGCGTCAGCGCGGTCAGGCCCGGCGCAAGCGTGACGCTGACGCGCAACCCCGATTATTGGGGCCGCGATCTGCCCGCCAACCGGGGCTTGTGGAATTTCGACGAGATCAGGCTCGATTTCTACCGCGAGGCGAACGGCCAGTTCGAGGCGTTCAAGCGCGGCCTGTACGATTTCCGCGTCGAGACCGAGCCGCTGCGCTGGCATGAAGGCTATGATTTTCCGGCAGCGCGCAATGGCGACCTGATCCGCGAGGCGATCAAGACCGGCATGCCGCGGCCGTCGGAGTTTTTCGTCTTCAATACCCGCCGCCCCGTGTTTTCCGATATCCGCGTGCGTCGCGCCCTGACGCTGCTGTTCGACTTCGAGTGGATCAACCGCAACTATTTCTTCGGGCTCTATTCGCGAAGCCCAAGCTATTTCGCGGGCTCCGAGCTGTCGGCCGCCGGAAAGCCCGCTGATGAACGCGAAAAGGCGCTGCTCGCGCCGTTCGCCGCGCAGATCCCGCCCGATATCATGGATGGCAGCTACCATCTTCCGGTCACCGACGGATCGGGCCGCGACCGCGCGACATTGCGCGCCGCGCTGACCCTGCTGGCGGAGGCCGGCTACGCGCTCGACGGCGCGGTGCTGCGCCAGCGCACGACGCGCGCGCCGCTTGCCTTCGAGATCCTGGTGACGAGCCGCGACCACGAGCGCATCGCGCTTGCCTATCAGCGCGACCTCAAGCGCGCCGGCATCGAGGCTTCCGTGCGCGTCGTCGATCCCGTGCAGTTCGACCAGCGCAGGCTCGCCTTCGACTTCGACATGATCCCGAGCCGCTGGGACCAGTCGCTGTCGCCGGGCAACGAGCAGTCGTTCTACTGGGGCAGCGAAGCCGCCGATCTGCAGGGCACGCGCAACTACATGGGCGCCAAGAACCCGGCCATCGATGCGGCGATCGCGGCAATCCTGGCGGCGCGGGAGCGGCCGGCTTTCGTCTCGGCGGTCCGCGGGCTCGATCGCGTCCTGATGTCCGGCGTCTATACGATCCCGCTTTATAATATCGGCGAGCAATGGATTGCGCGCTGGAATCGGATAGAACGGCCGTCAAGGACCGCCCTCACCGGCTATCTTCCCGAAACCTGGTGGTACAAACCGGACGCTGCTGCGAAGTGA
- a CDS encoding invasion associated locus B family protein, translated as MNFRILAAPSRPRGRLLALVAATVLAVPLALDAQAQTPAPAPAAPKKAAPKAAPKVPAAPAPAAQAPAQPPANGAQAQAPAGQPPQGQPQDQQVQLIYAPWTKFCLKGQDANAKQVCFTGKDGRIESGQPVIAAVIIEPEGEPKKILRVTLPLGMQLVHGTRIIVDNNQPQQSPYVICFANGCMSDYEATPELLASMKKGQNLVVQAINSNGAPLTLPLPLGEFAKAFDGPPTDPKVFEETQRKLQEELQKRADETRKKLEGTQGGAGAAPAAAKPSN; from the coding sequence ATGAATTTCCGTATCTTGGCCGCGCCGAGCCGGCCGCGTGGACGCCTTCTCGCCCTGGTGGCGGCGACCGTGCTGGCCGTTCCCCTCGCGCTCGACGCTCAGGCCCAGACGCCGGCGCCGGCCCCCGCGGCCCCGAAGAAGGCTGCCCCGAAGGCGGCGCCCAAGGTTCCTGCGGCACCCGCGCCGGCCGCCCAGGCCCCCGCGCAACCGCCGGCAAACGGAGCCCAGGCGCAAGCGCCTGCCGGCCAGCCTCCGCAGGGGCAGCCGCAGGACCAGCAGGTGCAGCTCATTTATGCACCCTGGACCAAGTTCTGCCTGAAGGGCCAGGACGCCAACGCCAAGCAGGTCTGCTTCACCGGCAAGGACGGGCGCATCGAGTCCGGCCAGCCCGTGATCGCCGCCGTCATCATCGAGCCGGAAGGCGAGCCCAAGAAGATCCTGCGCGTGACGCTGCCGCTCGGCATGCAGCTCGTCCATGGAACCCGGATCATCGTCGACAACAACCAGCCACAGCAGTCGCCCTACGTGATCTGCTTCGCCAATGGCTGCATGTCGGATTACGAGGCGACCCCGGAACTGCTCGCGAGCATGAAGAAGGGCCAGAACCTCGTCGTTCAGGCAATCAACTCCAACGGCGCGCCGCTGACGTTGCCGCTGCCGCTTGGCGAATTCGCCAAGGCCTTCGACGGCCCGCCGACCGATCCGAAGGTGTTCGAGGAGACCCAGAGGAAGCTGCAGGAAGAGCTGCAGAAGCGCGCCGACGAAACCCGCAAGAAGCTCGAGGGGACCCAGGGCGGAGCGGGCGCGGCTCCCGCAGCGGCCAAGCCAAGCAATTGA
- the hspQ gene encoding heat shock protein HspQ, with amino-acid sequence MIKARTAKFQIGQIVRHRVFSFRGVIFDIDPEFNNTEEWWLSIPEEVRPHKDQPFYHLLAENSETEYVAYVSEQNLLPDDSGEPIRHSQVSEIFVKDKAGGYRPRNSSLN; translated from the coding sequence ATGATCAAAGCAAGAACTGCCAAATTCCAGATCGGGCAGATCGTGCGCCACCGGGTGTTTTCCTTCCGGGGCGTCATCTTCGATATCGATCCGGAATTCAACAACACCGAGGAATGGTGGCTGTCGATCCCGGAAGAGGTTCGGCCGCACAAGGATCAGCCGTTCTATCACCTGCTCGCAGAGAATTCCGAGACCGAATACGTCGCCTACGTGTCCGAGCAGAACCTGCTGCCGGACGATTCCGGCGAGCCCATCCGCCATTCGCAGGTGTCGGAGATCTTCGTCAAGGACAAGGCGGGCGGCTACCGTCCGCGCAATTCATCGCTGAACTAG